In Deltaproteobacteria bacterium, the sequence CCACCGCAACCTGAGCGACTTCACCATCGACATGTCGCTCGCGGCGCGCATGCGGACGGTCGTTCCACCGGAAACCATCCTGGTGGCCGAAAGCGGCATCCGCACCGCGGCCGACGTGCGCCGGTTGGCGGGCGCCGGCGCGGACGCGATCCTCGTCGGCGAGACGCTGATGCGCGCGCCGTCGCCCGGCGCCGCGCTGCGCGCCCTGCTGGCCGGAGCCGGCGCATGATCGTCAAGATCTGCGGCGTGCGACGGCCCGAGGACGCGGCCGCCGCCGCCCGCGCCGGCGCCGACTGGATCGGCATCAACCTGTGGCGCGGGTCGCGCCGCTATTGCGATCCCGCCGCCGCGAAACGGGTCGCGGCCGCCGCGCGCGCCGCCGGTTCGGTCCACGTCGTCGGCGTGTTCGTCAACGCGACCGCCGCCGACATCGCCCGCGCGGTGGCGGACATCGGCCTCGATCGGGTGCAGCTGCACGGCGACGAGACGCCCGCCTTCTGTGCGGCGCTGCCGCACCCGTGGCTGAAGGCCATCGCGCTGTCCGGCGACGACGCGCTCGCGCGCCTGCGCGCGTACGGCGGCGACCTCGCGCTCGTCGACACGCCGACGGCCGGCTACGGCGGCTCCGGGCGCACCGGCGACTGGTCGCTGGCCGCGCGCGCCGCCGCCATCCGCCGCGTGCTGCTCGCCGGCGGGCTCACGCCCGACAACGTGGCCGCCGCGATCCGCGCGGTGCGCCCGCACGGCGTCGATGTCGCCGGTGGGGTCGAACGCGAGCCCGGCGTCAAGGACCCGGCCGCGATGGCGGCGTTCGTCCGGGCGGCGCGCAGCGCGCTATAGTCCGCGCATGTTCGACAGTCCGGTGTGTTTCGGCCGCGCCGCGACCGCGCCAGGGGCGGCGGCGTGACTCGGTCCGGCGATGCTCTCGCGCCCGGCGACCGCGCGCAGTCGCCGCGCGGGCGGTTCGGCCCGTTCGGCGGCCAGTACGTCGCCGAGACGCTGATGCCGGCGCTCGCCGAACTCGAGCGCGCGTACGACGCCGCGGCCGCCGACCCGGCGTTCTCGGCCGAACTCGACGCGCTGCTGCGCGACTACGTCGGCCGGCCGACGCCGCTGACCTTCGCGCCGCGGCTGTCGGCCGAGGTCGGCGCCCGCGTGTATCTCAAGCGCGAGGACCTCAATCACACCGGCGCGCACAAGATCAACAACTGTCTCGGCCAGGCGTTGCTCGCCCGCCGTATGGGCAAGCCGCGCCTGATCGCCGAGACCGGCGCCGGCCAGCACGGCGTCGCGACCGCCACCGTCGCGGCGTTGCTCGGCATGACGTGCGACGTCTACATGGGCCGCGAAGACGTCGCACGCCAGGCGCTCAACGTGTTTCGCATGAAGCTGCTCGGCGCGCGCGTCGTACCGGTCGACGCCGGCAGCCGCACCCTGAAGGACGCGATGAACGAGGCGCTCCGCGACTGGGTGACGAACGTGCGCGACACGCACTACCTGATCGGGTCGGTCGCCGGACCGCACCCGTATCCGACGATCGTCCGCGCGTTCCAGTCGGTGATCGGCC encodes:
- a CDS encoding phosphoribosylanthranilate isomerase, which produces MIVKICGVRRPEDAAAAARAGADWIGINLWRGSRRYCDPAAAKRVAAAARAAGSVHVVGVFVNATAADIARAVADIGLDRVQLHGDETPAFCAALPHPWLKAIALSGDDALARLRAYGGDLALVDTPTAGYGGSGRTGDWSLAARAAAIRRVLLAGGLTPDNVAAAIRAVRPHGVDVAGGVEREPGVKDPAAMAAFVRAARSAL
- the trpB gene encoding tryptophan synthase subunit beta yields the protein MPALAELERAYDAAAADPAFSAELDALLRDYVGRPTPLTFAPRLSAEVGARVYLKREDLNHTGAHKINNCLGQALLARRMGKPRLIAETGAGQHGVATATVAALLGMTCDVYMGREDVARQALNVFRMKLLGARVVPVDAGSRTLKDAMNEALRDWVTNVRDTHYLIGSVAGPHPYPTIVRAFQSVIGREARQQILAAEGRLPAACVACVGGGSNAAGLFAPFVDDADVALFGVEAAGDGLDTGRHAATLSRGRIGVLHGSKSYVLCDDGGQIAEAHSISAGLDYPGVGPEHAYWKQTGRARYLSRTDADALAALQRLARTEGILPALETAHAIAAIDEVAREVGGPIVVCVSGRGDKDMTTVARALGVEL